One part of the Populus alba chromosome 18, ASM523922v2, whole genome shotgun sequence genome encodes these proteins:
- the LOC118051130 gene encoding phototropic-responsive NPH3 family protein NPY1 has product MKFMKLGSKPDAFQADGKSVRYVASELVTDVTINVGEVKFNLHKFPLLSKSNRLQKLVSKAGENSDEIDMVDFPGGSKAFEICAKFCYGMIVTLNAYNVVAARCAAEYLEMTEDIDRGNLIFKIEVFLNSSIFRSWKDSIIVLQTTKSLLPWSEDLKIVGRCIDSIASKTSVDPASITWSYTYNRKLSVPDKIVEEGINFREKIESVPKDWWVEDICELDIDLYKRVMITVKSKGRMDGKVIGEALKTYAVRWLPDSFDDSVSDARTWRYKYLVETLICLLPPDKGVGCSCSFLLKLLKFAILVGVNDSPREDLVKRISLKLHEASVKDLLVPARPPQNTLYDVELIQCIVNRYLMHEKYNQDEKNEANGDFILGHEHVTLMNLGKLIDGYLAEIAHDPNLTIASFIDLSRSIPDSARPIQDGLYKAIDIYLKEHLSLTKAEKKKICGQMDVKKLTMEASMHAAQNERLPLRVVVQVLFFEQVRAASGVQALNNNARDTSNSTTNTDEEWEKTAANDNKSLKKQMSRMKIKDEDFRKNGKLLKKNSKSTKSGVQLLPSRSRRIFDRLWVVGRGHVENRSSETSGSSQSPTSVAPGDTKSFGSSSRQRRHSIS; this is encoded by the exons GTATGTGGCATCCGAACTGGTAACAGATGTCACCATAAATGTTGGAGAAGTTAAGTTTAATCTCCACAAG TTCCCTCTCTTGTCAAAGAGCAATCGCTTGCAAAAGCTTGTGTCAAAAGCTGGTGAGAACTCTGATGAAATTGATATGGTAGATTTTCCTGGTGGGTCAAAGGCTTTTGAAATTTGTGCCAAATTCTGCTATGGAATGATAGTTACTCTCAACGCTTACAATGTTGTTGCTGCTCGTTGTGCGGCTGAGTACCTTGAGATGACTGAGGACATTGATCGAGGGaaccttatttttaaaattgaggtatTTCTGAACTCCAGTATCTTTCGTAGCTGGAAGGATTCCATTATTGTTCTTCAGACCACCAAATCTCTTCTGCCGTGGTCTGAAGATCTGAAGATTGTGGGCAGGTGCATAGATTCCATTGCATCTAAAACCTCTGTGGACCCTGCAAGCATTACTTGGTCCTACACATATAACCGTAAGTTGTCAGTGCCCGATAAAATAGTCGAGGAAGGGATAAATTTCAGAGAGAAAATTGAATCTGTTCCTAAGGATTGGTGGGTTGAAGATATCTGTGAACTGGATATCGATCTCTACAAGAGAGTCATGATCACTGTGAAATCAAAGGGAAGAATGGATGGTAAAGTGATTGGGGAGGCACTGAAAACTTATGCGGTCAGATGGCTGCCAGATTCATTTGATGACTCAGTATCTGATGCTCGTACTTGGAGGTACAAATATCTGGTAGAAACACTCATTTGTTTGTTGCCTCCAGACAAGGGTGTGGGTTGTTCGTGTAGTTTCTTGCTGAAATTGTTGAAATTTGCCATTCTGGTTGGAGTCAATGACTCACCCAGGGAAGATTTGGTGAAGAGAATCAGTTTGAAGTTGCATGAGGCTTCTGTTAAGGATCTACTGGTTCCTGCACGGCCTCCTCAAAACACATTATATGACGTGGAATTGATTCAGTGCATTGTTAATCGTTATTTGATGCATGAAAAGTATAATCAGGATGAGAAGAACGAGGCAAATGGTGACTTTATTTTAGGGCATGAACATGTAACCCTGATGAACCTTGGTAAATTGATTGATGGATATCTAGCTGAAATTGCACACGACCCAAATCTCACCATCGCCAGCTTCATTGACTTGTCACGGTCAATTCCTGATTCGGCAAGACCAATTCAAGATGGGCTGTACAAAGCCATTGACATCTACCTGAAG GAACATCTCAGTTTGACAAAGgccgaaaaaaagaagatatgcGGGCAAATGGATGTCAAGAAACTGACAATGGAGGCATCAATGCATGCTGCACAGAATGAGCGGCTCCCTCTCCGTGTTGTTGTCCAAGTTCTCTTTTTTGAGCAAGTCAGAGCAGCTTCTGGTGTTCAAGCTCTCAATAACAATGCCCGCGATACTTCAAATTCCACAACAAACACAGATGAAGAGTGGGAGAAGACAGCAGCCAACGATAACAAATCCCTCAAGAAACAAATGAGTAGAATGAAGATAAAAGACGAAGACTTCCGGAAAAATGGAAAACTGCTGAAGAAAAACAGTAAGAGCACCAAAAGTGGTGTGCAGCTGCTGCCATCTCGATCAAGGAGGATCTTTGATAGATTGTGGGTTGTTGGTAGAGGGCATGTTGAGAACAGAAGCTCGGAGACTTCTGGGAGTTCGCAGAGCCCAACTTCAGTGGCACCTGGTGACACAAAGTCCTTTGGTTCTTCTTCAAGACAAAGGAGACACTCCATCTCTTAG